Genomic DNA from Penaeus monodon isolate SGIC_2016 chromosome 40, NSTDA_Pmon_1, whole genome shotgun sequence:
CATCTGCAGCTCGAATCTCTTGTTAAATCGGACTCCCTTTAGGATTTTCTTCTGACCTTCTCTTATCTGCTCCCTGAAATCCAATACAATACTGGTTACAAGGAtaagaatttgtatatatatgaacaagaaTGAATTAAGTTCAAAGGGCACAAGCATTCATGCtcattcattacttttttctatattcatcataataattaataactcaCCATGATCATGAAAAGCCTGTCAAAAAGTGGCAGGCTTTTCCCCCCACAAACTTTTGTTATCAATGTATTAAGTGTTAACAAAGTACAACACAGGTTCCTAGTGGCATATTGAACATAATGTTAGGGTGCAGCATGCACAGCCAGCTGCTCAAGGGAAAAATCAGCACATAAAATATGAAGATACCCTGTTCTCTATGCTTTTGGCTATGGCATAAACAATTTTCTTTGGTAATGAGGCAAAAAAGAGGCTTTAACCTTACTTTTGAGGGGCTGTTTCCCAACGAAAAGCAGCCAGCGATAAACAATCACAAACTGTTTAACAAGCACAACTAATGCAGTCTTGACCACACATAATATGAGGACATCATCCTGGTGGGAGGGGTGGTCTACCATGAAGTGAGAGGATGTCATCCCATCATGAGTGGGTTAAGACTCTCATCCCAGTATACTGTTTATGCTATTTATAAATATGGCTATTTTAcaagtgtataaatatacatttcatttatatgataaaaatgtaagTTTATTactttgtgtgttttaatttgaTGGCAATACTCATTCAGTCACATTAACTTTTTGATATATGGCAATCAACTGAACTGAACCAGAGAATGAACTCTGTCATAGTGAAAGTTGAAGAATTAGACCTTTGCAGTTGAGATTCAGACAGGCTGGAGGGTTTATGGTTCCCAAGCATTAGTTTACCTAGAGGTACCTTCATTCTAATCCAGCTTATATGCACAAACAGACCTTTTCTTGAACACACAATGCACAACATTCTTACACCTGTCTCACCTTGACTTGAGATTTGGGTTTCGTTCAGCCATCTTGTTCAGGGTAGCACGGTCAGTGAAGGGCTTCAGAGCACCTCTGTAGGGGACGTACCCCGTTGGTTTGCTAGCCGGAATCTTGGAACTGCTCTCATTTGTCTTTTTGCTTGATGCTGGACTCGGGGGCATTTTCATAGATGCCACTTTAGCCACAGCTGGGCTAACTAGTGATGGCCTTGCTGCTGCAATAATAGATATGAGTGTATGatatagaggattttttttttttcaaagacaaaGAATaccacctataaaaaaaaatcaactaacaCTCAAAAAATTTATGATTACAATATTTTACTCTCTTATGGTTCTGTTGCTTTCATATGAAGTAACCAAAATCCAGTCTCTAGAGTATCAACAAAAAACGGTTTCATAGTCATCAATCCTAAGACACTCACCTGGCTTCATGTTTTCCTTCAGCAACCTGGGCAGTGCACTGACACGAGACTTCGGCGAGACCTTCTTGCTTGACGCTGGTGCTACCTTCATCCCTTCCTGACTCTGGCCTGCTTTGGGTGACGGCCTGGCAACTTTTGGTGACTTTTGGGCGGGCACTTTCAGAGACTTGTTACTGCCCATCGGTTTCTTGGTTGACGTGACTGCCACCTTTGGAGACTTCTTGGCTGATTTTGGAGATTTTGCTGGAATGGCTTTGGACTGGGTCGTGACCTCTCTGGGAGACTTGGAGGGCACTTTGGCCAACTTGGAGGCAAGGGGAGAGCCACGATTTGGGGATTTGGTGGTGTTGCCAGTCTTGGGTTCTTTGTTCCCAACTGGGGTCTTGCCAAATCTAGCTGGGGATCTTGTGGCTGTTGGAAAGGGAGTGGTTACTTTAATACAATAATGAACTGACATTAAGGAAGAAGCCTTAATAGATACAAATTTTAAGCATTCTGCTGAACTCAGTTATAATTAGTTTTAAGGAGTAACCATACACAGCAAAATGACTAGAAATATCTGTTCCTAGTTCAAGTAGACTAACTGACCCTTTCCTGgcaatttatgtgtatatatattacattcacctGGGTGACACTACATTTTACAGTCTGGCAATCATGTTTAGGTGTCTAGACAGGGGTGGGGGGTCCATCATTGCTAACAATTCTATGGGGGATAATAAGTGCTTTTAACCCATtgttcagccaccaaggagtcaattagtagagtATAATAACCTGAcctgatttcctcattccttgaGTTTAAGATTTTTTCATTGTAATACCATTAAAATTgatactctttttattattatagacattatgattatcataatgttattcaaataataatagcaataataaataaataaaaatctttctaAACATCAGAGAAAGTAAATAGCTGAGATAGGCAGgactagtaactgactccttggtaacTAAGCATACAATCACaatcaataaactaaaattatagCAGATATAGCCTGTAAAGAAGTCCTTCCTAGAAAGCAGGATCAAGACATAAATCTGTCAAAAATATGTCTGCTCTTTAACCCATTCTATACAGTGACGGAGGTTTCGGCATCATGAAGCTCCAGTGGAATATTCTGTGATGCCAACGTTGTCGTCATAATTCCATTCTATTTTAGCTGCTGCTGAGTGATCCCCATATTCTGTTTTGGGTCTATTATTTAGACTCCATATATTACCCTAGAAATTCTATAGCTCCACCCACCATCCCTATTCCCAACAATCACGTAAGTCAGCTAGACTATGCCCTACCTTCTACCCAAAATGAGAAACTATCATTAGCAGAGTCTACATCACAGTTTCCCCCCCTCTGTGGTCCTCCATATTCCCTGTCCTTtacatgtgtgtgctgtgttactCACAGGTGAGTGCCCTGTACACAAGCAACGCACATCTTTTAAACCGATTAAGGGTTACAGATCCCAGCCATGCCATTACCTTTTCAGTTTAcatgatattaattaaatgacCTCCTTCCTATAAAGGATTCTTCAACTGGTCTTACCAACAAAATTCAGGTTCAGGTTCTTGACGCTGGTTACTGCTGGTTTGAAGACCTTCTCTGGATCGACCTGATGAGATAATTCAGGAAAACCTTAGAAAATAATGTTCTCAGTTGTTGCATATTAAACTAAAAAGCACCTTACAAAGGAATAGTAGTTCtaattttatttacatgtttaaAGAGCTTCACTCTATTTTAAATGCACTAACAAACATAATACTCTCATCTTCAAAAGCCTTACAAGAAAATGAGCAAGACTAAAACAAATTAGCAAAAACGTGGCAGTGTTCACAATACCTGAGGCTTCTTCACTGAACTACCAATGGTGTTGGTGCGTTTGCGTTTCTTGTCCACATAGTCATCCAATGCCTCCATACGGTTGAAGGCCCGCTCATGGATCTTGGCAAAGTTAGGAACTCTTGGCTTGCGCACATAGGACAGGAAGCGAGGAATGTTGCTCCCGTCTTCCTTGCAATCTGGGAGTGAGAGACTAGCTTACAAAGGAAACCTGACAATAGTCAGTTTTTTACATGAGCAAAGCATAACAAACTGAGTATCTTGTTTCAAATGTGAGAGAGAAGTGAGCTTCACAGCAGGACAAAATTAAATTCAATTCCAACATTTTTCACCATGAAATACAGATAGACTGAGCTTCCCATACCCTTGCCAACATTTTTGGTGCTAGGTCCATCGCCCCTGCCAACGGTGAACACTGGCTTCACAATCTTGGCTCCACCACCAGACTTGGTGCTGCTTCCAAGAGTCTTGCCTGATCCTAGGATCATGCTCTTCACCTTGTGAATCACAGGAGGAGTGGCTGCAGGGGTGATCACAAGGCTCTTCCTCTTGGCAATGCTGAAATGAGTTTATTCCATCTTATCATAAAAGAATAGAAATCATGTGACATGTTTCAACTctctagggggtggggggggggagagagagagagagagagagagagagagagagagagagagagagagagagagagagagagagagagagagagagagagagagagagagagagagaggagacgagagaggagcgagagaggaggaagagagagaggagagaggggaggagaggggagagggggagagagagagagagagggagagagagagagagaggggagagagagagagagaggggagagagagagagagaggggagagagagagagagagagagggggagagagagagagagagagagggagagagagagagagagagagaggggagagggagagagagagaggggagagagagagagagagagagagaggggagagggagagagagaggggagagaggagagagagaggggagagagagagagagagaggggggagagagagagagaggatagagagagagagagagagagagagagaggagagagaggagagagagagagagagaggggagagagagaggagagagagagagaggaaggagaggagagagagagaggagaagagagagagaagagaggagagagaggatgaggagagagagagggagagaggagagagagagaggagggagagagagagagagagaggggagagaggggggaggagagcgagagagagagagaggagagagagagagagagaagagagagagagagagagagagagagagagagagagagagagagagagagagagagagagagagagagagagggtaccaCATACCTAGACAGtcttggggtgtttttttgtggagcCCTTGGAGAAGCAACAGCAGCGGTTACATCATCCATTTTCTGTGTTTCCACTGGTTTACTTTCCACACTGGAGCTCTGCTGCACTTCTGGTACTGGAAAGTTGAAGACTTCATGTATTAATGAAattgagaaatatattatataaataatagtataagcaCAGATGAAATGTATATTAGTACTATATCATCAACAAAACATAAGTGACATTTCTTGTAAATTGATAAGAATCTAATTTTATGGTCACAAAAAAATACCATAAACTGTTTACCTTCATCTGCCTTCTTAATAGAACTCTTGCGCCTGGACACTACTCGAGGCTCATGGTCAGACTCTTCAGCCTGAAACATGGTGAAGTTCCATATCTACAGTCTCCTTAGCAAATATGTGTCAACTTTGAAAACATGTTCTTCAATCTTGATTAAATATTTATCTAATGGACAAATTAATTTATTTGATCTCTAGTAATCCCGAGATAATTTCATTCATCCACCAAAAACATTctactgtaaaataacaaaatcataaaagCTAAAATATACCTTACCTTCTCAGACACAATCTGATCATCACTCTCCTTTGAAGCCAAGTCAAATGTTGACATTCTGCGGAGCTTAACTTGACTGTTGTCAGAAATTCCACCTTCATCTTTTGTCTTGGGAATCTCAAAGGTGGAAGTCCTTCTCCTCTTGACAGGTGCTTTGGCcagctccttttctttctcttcctcagtcGCGTCGGTTTTCTCCTCAACGTCAAAGGTCCTTTTTCTGCGGCGCTTTCTGCTTTGCTCGAGCTTTGTACCTTGAATGTGGATCACTCTAATCATGAATTGGATTTGCAACATTCAAAGAGTTTACAGCAATGATTATCCTGAGTGGACAATAACTAATGGTGGTCCTCTCCACAAGCGTattcatatatcaataaaaaattacaTGGTTCATatttgaacaaagatctcaataatcataacaatacttgGGAATACTCCAACTGgtgtaaaaaacaacaataatcacattATCCCTTACCACTGTCTATTGTATCATTGGTGACAGACTGCTGTTGCTTGAGCGATGCCTTCCCTTCCTGTCAAGAGAAAATCAATGCCAATAATAATTACATGTCACATGAATgatgacagagagaatgagagttgattgaaataaataaaagccaCTGTTGGGTGCTATCTCTGACGAAGAGACAAAAACATCCTCTAAGTTAAAGTTTCATAGAATAGTAATCAGACCAATGCTCCTTCATTGAAGTGAGATTTGGGTATTGAGAAAGGCAGAGGAAGATCTAAAAAGCAGGATGGAAATACAAGTGCTAAGATGAACATGGGACTCTGTCTAAAAGAGGACAAAAGAGATTAAGATATCTGGCTGGAGGCAGGAACAGATCTAGGGAAATCAGTGATGAAACAGATTAAGATGAACGGAGCATGtttgaagaagaaaggaaaggaccTACTAAGGTGAGTAGTGACCAAGAAGCAGAGGTTAAGATGGAGAGTCACTTGAGAAACAGAAAGCTTTCAAAAGAAGGCCCAAAACAAAGAAGTCAGTGGAGGGACAGAAACCATAAAAAGACCCCCACCCTCCACACCCCAAAAAAGGTAATTTCTCCGTACTTTACCTCTGTTAGTATCTCTTCTGCTGAAGGTATCTTGGGTTCCTCCTCCTTTATGTCATCAAAGTGAGTGATCACATCTTTAGCATCTGTAATAAGgacattgatattatttatttccctGTCATTTCTATATCtgtgatattaagaaaaaatctagaaaaaaatgcCCTtatcattgaaaataataatgtaatcaccTCTTAAATTTGGTTAACTGTTACCTCTCCTGTTGTTTAGGTCAAACCTGGACAACCTCCCACCATATGCCAGAACACTAGGAGGGATCTTTTCTAAGATCAGCTACGGGACACAGACCCCCCTCTCAATTCTATATGAATCCTTAGTTGCAGTCTCATTATTTTATTGGTAATGTTAGCTTATTTCTCTAGTTAATAAAGTCAATTGCCAGAGACAGACTTtgttgacacacacgcacacgcacggacacacatgaacacacgaacacacacacacactaatgcagAAAAAGGTAACAGCACTGCAAAGGGGAGGCAAGGTGTCTAGACCCCAGTGTTTGTTTGAGACGGTCCTACAAGCCACAAATCAAAGGAAAATTGCCACTCAAGCAAGCCTAATGCCAGGATTTGGGCCATGTGCAAGCGGCGAGGAACTGGGATTCAATATTTAATAAAAGAGAGTTTGAAAAACTATAGGTaatgaaagaaaagcagaaaattaTTGTTGCAGATGACAATAATGTTATCAAATAGGATGGCATTATCTACATCATCTGATTCTTGAAGTTCAGAGAggaaaaacttttcttttacaCATACCAGTCATAACTGACTGCTTCCTCTTGGGGCGCCCCCGCCTGCGTGTTGTTATCAGCTCctgagaaaagaagtaaaaacttATTAATCACAAAATGAGATCTCCACaattttattataagtataatacatataaaataaaaagtgcaaTAATTCCAAAcatgtaaaataacaatagtcAATAACGATAATGTAATGCTGATATTTCACAAAACCACACTTGAAATCGTTTCAGACATTTAACTAAACCTTGCTGTCTCACCTTCGATGGCTCGGGGTCAGGTGAAGGCTCCTCAGGGAACTCAATATCATCAAGCAGTTCTTCCTGCTGGTCAGCCTCTCCTACTCCTGCTACAGTCACCTGCTCAGTGCTGCACAGCTCTTCTGCAGCGCCTGTTTGGCTGTCAGTGTCAAGAGCAGCACAAACAGCAGCAACATCATCAGTCATGTCGGGTAAAGTCTGTGACTCTAAGATCATCTCAAtcagtttttctgtctgttaaaaagagacaaagaaaggttTTTAAAGGAACAAAATCATATACTACTTTTGTAACATCATACAAGGaatttaaatacatatctatgtagACTATTGATTGTCTCTAATAGTTCCGATTTTCCAGAGTGTATTACCTACAgatgttaaatttaaaattgctACCACACTAATTATTGCCAATATCACTGATATAGCGGATTAATATTATCTACAAATAAGTACTCTACTAAACAATGCATGACGTAAGCAATCTATCAATACTAGAATTGTTGGTACCATCATGGTATATTAAGTAAGCCTTCTCAATTATATATGCTGTGCTAGAATTATGAACATAATTTCTTGATCTTATTCCTGAAAGTCAATGCTGATGTAAtgctttataatttataaatatattcaatagcaaatatacttcatatatatgatatgttcattatatatgaatatgtatatatgtatatgtatatatatatatatataattagtttcaTATTCACACAGCCATATGGTACAAGGTAAACTTCACCtgtaatggagagaaaaaaaaaagacttttcatCTGCAATGTTTCCTTTGCAAGTTGTACAACAGGTTAGTAATACTCTGGGTTAATATTTAGTGTGGATGCACAAAGCTAGGGCAagttgaagatgatattcttacAGAGGACAAAAAGGTGCAGTCATTGGTACAGGAAACTGCAGACACAAATGGTAACctcacaaataaaagaaagagattgCCACTCACAGCCAAAGTCCACTTACTCCTCCCTAACTTCAGCTCCATCTTGCTGTTCATACCAGAGTGAGAACAATGTTCACCGTGGTTATTGTTCTGGCACCGGATCTCGTCACATTGTGGCTATTCGTCCGGTATGCATGCTCTGCGCACGAAcactctcttttttgtcttactCGCCATAGATGGTGGATAACAATGTATTGTTATAAAATTGGGAACGAAATTTGCAAGTTTTGCTGCCGTGAAAAAGAGTTTGACCAAATTGCAAGAGAGCACtttcacacaagaacacacacttgCGCTTGCGCTCATGCGATAATTGTCTAACAATTTCATGAGAGTTTCGTTGTCGTATCTCGTGTCTGTTGGGATATTTTTCTGGCATTTTCTGCCGGACACCTATCCTGTAGAGCTATTTTCCCGACAATATTGTAGGATGCAATTTTTGTTTGCCATTTAATTGAAAATCTGCAGCTTGTCATTATTCGgcaaatttatttgttttcagaGATCCCCGTGTGGAAAATAaatagcagagatagatagagagtgattgCACAGGGAACTCCAGGAGCATGATCCCCTAGAAAAGTCTAAAATATAGTCTTCCATTGGCTATTGAAAATCTCCAGCTTTTCATTATtcggcaaatttgtttgttttcagaggtCCCCATGTGGAATCCATTGTTACCCCCCATCAATGGCGACTAAAACAAAATATGGTGCCAATGGCTTTGATGATTGCGCAAGCGCGAGTGTGTTCATGCACAAAGCATGCATGCTGGACGAATAAccacaatgtgatgagatccGGTGCTGGAACAATAACCACGGCGAACAATGTTTGCCGGGGTGGAATTCCCATCAACGGACTCACCCACTTGTGGCaacttaaatttttgaaaattttttttacatggaGTCAGGGAGTGGTAAGTGTAAGGAAATACCCCATTTTGGTATGTTTACATGACTGCACTAAGATAGGGAAAATCTTATGATACCGtcatagacaaagagaaaaaaaactgcactCACTGATACGTGACATTCAACACAGGCAaagaataatgttaaaaaaactgAGAAAATCGTTCGGAGCACACGTTGCATGGGAACCGAATCCATGGCAATCCAGTGGGGTCCTGGGTTCGGAAGGATTTTGGCTCACACGGCAATGTTTGTGGGGTCCCAAGGGTTGCCCCCACGGTTGCTGGCAAACAGATTCTCAAAAGGGTGCAGTCACCTCATTAAACAATTTCCTAAACTCCTTCCTCACTTGGTTATTTCCAAGACTGGACAGTGGTTTCTCACAGCCATCaaaccatgtattttttttttttttttatgtgcaatataaatttcatatcaaCTTAAAAGGAAATGCCTTAAATGTCTTAAATGTTGTCGTTCTGTCCATTACCGGTAAAGTTTATCTAGTTCCTTATGGCAGCGGGGGGCTGAAATATTTACCAGAAATTACTACAGTGACACCAatgcctaaaaaagaaaaaaaactctatttGCGGAGTTCCTTTCTTATAACTTTTAACTTGCCTTCAGTTTCTTCCCCGTCGTTTTCAGTGCCCTGGTTTTCGTTATTTTGAGCAGGCCGCCATATTTCATCGCCCTAAGCTCCTCCTCGGTGTATATTCGCATCTCCATCGTCGTGTTCCTGTCCTCTGCCCTCCTATATTCACGCAAAATTGGAAAATTCGAGGAGGAAAAGGGACGGTGCTCACAGCTGCTGGATGTAAACAAATTTAAACAACGTTGCACTGCCGTTCTCTCTTCTGATTGGTCGGAAATTTGGACTTTGGAGAACGCTGATTCGTCGAGAGTTACAAGCGTGTTGATTGGTTCTGGGCAAGCCGATTGGTCGTCAGGATAAAAATGATCCAAAGTTTCCcgctatttttaaattaaatgttaTTCGATAAAATTATCCGActaatgtctatgtatatttttttatgatgttaatTATATGAAGATTATATGAAGACTTTTAtttacttaatgaaaaaaaaatcacaaacactcAAGAAACCATGTCGGCAAGGGGAGTTtaagctcagaaaaaaaaatatatatacggcaTACATTCACTTGATAATCATATTAAATGTCAAAACCTAATTCTATTTGATTTTGTATCTACCTGACAGGAGATTCTCAGAATAGTCTATACAACTGCGAAGTTGTGTGTAGATTGCAACTGCACATCAACGATATGAAAATGACGTCATCGCCCGATGTATAAATGCATGAGGTCACACTGAACAAAAGggcgtgcatgtacacacacatacacacacatacatacatacacacagatttatatatgatatgatatatatatataaataaaatttatataaatttttatatatttgtgtgttttgtgtgtgtgtgttttgtgttgtgtttgttggggtgtgtgtgtgttgtgtgtggtgttggtgtgtgtgtgtggttgtgtggtgtgtggtggggtgggtgggggttggtggttgtggggttgtgtgtgtgtgtgtgtgtggggtgcgggcGTCCCTGCTTtgctggtgttttgttttgtgtgggggttaaatattttttaatttttaaagattgcATAATGAGTTAAACACCTGCCTTTCCCCAGACCTGTTGATTTTACTTTCGATTTCATgaatataattgttttaattagcAATTCTAATAAAATctcatcaaatatataaattatcatattaactaacaaaattattataagtaGTTACCGACAGAAAAGTGCTTATAACACGAGCAATCTGCGGTTTGACAAAAGTTTACGGTAATTTGGAATTATAGAAATTTAGAATTAAACTCCTATGTGTAGAATATCagggagaaagagttagagaaatgggtagatagacagaaatatattcaGTCAGTGACGGATTAACCCGTAGCGGGAAAAAGGGCctatcaaaaaataatttaaaaggggttggtgatgagaatgatgacgAAAAAAGAAGTATGAAAATAGATCATggataatagcaatatatatcaATGAGGTACGAGAAGTATAGCCTTTGTATGTGAAATATCTATCTTTAAATATCACATAACTTAAAGAATCGTCGGACACACAATcgtataataaattatgataatgata
This window encodes:
- the LOC119598143 gene encoding nucleolar protein dao-5-like isoform X1; translated protein: MEMRIYTEEELRAMKYGGLLKITKTRALKTTGKKLKTEKLIEMILESQTLPDMTDDVAAVCAALDTDSQTGAAEELCSTEQVTVAGVGEADQQEELLDDIEFPEEPSPDPEPSKELITTRRRGRPKRKQSVMTDAKDVITHFDDIKEEEPKIPSAEEILTEEGKASLKQQQSVTNDTIDSGTKLEQSRKRRRKRTFDVEEKTDATEEEKEKELAKAPVKRRRTSTFEIPKTKDEGGISDNSQVKLRRMSTFDLASKESDDQIVSEKAEESDHEPRVVSRRKSSIKKADEVPEVQQSSSVESKPVETQKMDDVTAAVASPRAPQKNTPRLSSIAKRKSLVITPAATPPVIHKVKSMILGSGKTLGSSTKSGGGAKIVKPVFTVGRGDGPSTKNVGKDCKEDGSNIPRFLSYVRKPRVPNFAKIHERAFNRMEALDDYVDKKRKRTNTIGSSVKKPQVDPEKVFKPAVTSVKNLNLNFVATRSPARFGKTPVGNKEPKTGNTTKSPNRGSPLASKLAKVPSKSPREVTTQSKAIPAKSPKSAKKSPKVAVTSTKKPMGSNKSLKVPAQKSPKVARPSPKAGQSQEGMKVAPASSKKVSPKSRVSALPRLLKENMKPAARPSLVSPAVAKVASMKMPPSPASSKKTNESSSKIPASKPTGYVPYRGALKPFTDRATLNKMAERNPNLKSREQIREGQKKILKGVRFNKRFELQMAKRGINL
- the LOC119598143 gene encoding nucleolar protein dao-5-like isoform X2, whose protein sequence is MEMRIYTEEELRAMKYGGLLKITKTRALKTTGKKLKTEKLIEMILESQTLPDMTDDVAAVCAALDTDSQTGAAEELCSTEQVTVAGVGEADQQEELLDDIEFPEEPSPDPEPSKELITTRRRGRPKRKQSVMTDAKDVITHFDDIKEEEPKIPSAEEILTEEGKASLKQQQSVTNDTIDSGTKLEQSRKRRRKRTFDVEEKTDATEEEKEKELAKAPVKRRRTSTFEIPKTKDEGGISDNSQVKLRRMSTFDLASKESDDQIVSEKAEESDHEPRVVSRRKSSIKKADEVPEVQQSSSVESKPVETQKMDDVTAAVASPRAPQKNTPRLSSIAKRKSLVITPAATPPVIHKVKSMILGSGKTLGSSTKSGGGAKIVKPVFTVGRGDGPSTKNVGKDCKEDGSNIPRFLSYVRKPRVPNFAKIHERAFNRMEALDDYVDKKRKRTNTIGSSVKKPQVDPEKVFKPAVTSVKNLNLNFVATRSPARFGKTPVGNKEPKTGNTTKSPNRGSPLASKLAKVPSKSPREVTTQSKAIPAKSPKSAKKSPKVAVTSTKKPMGSNKSLKVPAQKSPKVARPSPKAGQSQEGMKVAPASSKKVSPKSRVSALPRLLKENMKPARPSLVSPAVAKVASMKMPPSPASSKKTNESSSKIPASKPTGYVPYRGALKPFTDRATLNKMAERNPNLKSREQIREGQKKILKGVRFNKRFELQMAKRGINL